DNA sequence from the Oryza brachyantha chromosome 5, ObraRS2, whole genome shotgun sequence genome:
tggttgttGGCTGCgttttttaacaaattatttcctAACTTTTGCACATACTTCCTGAACcgttaaaattatatatttttggaaaaaatatataaaaaattattatctcatttttatagaataatttaatttgtattagttaattttattatttatactactaattagttattaaaaatcagataatcttttatctcgATCAAACCGTAAACGCGAACTTGTCTTTTAAAAATTGCAGCAGCTTGTTCGACTGTTCTACGCGACTACACCAGCTGCGAACCCTcggtagaaaaataaatcatgccAACAACCCTGCTCTAACTTAAGATGTCAATGGTGGTTCGTTCAAGACAAGGACGGAAGACTATTTGAACAATATGGATACATCAGACATGTAAATGTAGTATACTAGTAATATCATTAATCTacccaaaattattttaaaaaaatattcatattttcacttttatttataaaattggcAGACTTTTTATTTTCACACGTAAATACCAATTTTATATCTCATTTTCATAAATCATTCTTAATAGTCAGACTTCAAACATTTGTTTCTCATgagattttcattttttttctaaattatctaATTGTGTTATATCTATTTGAGAGTATAAACCAACTAATAACTACTGACAAGTTAAAAGTTTGCtttagaaaaactaaaaagaattccaagaaacaattataaatatttctttattaaaaattgtttaggaACATGAATTGTGTGATaagaaaatccaaaattagaAATGAATTAAGATTCTCTGACTTAGaatcaaatatatttgtcgcgtagtagtagtatttgaTGTTCTCTACAGTGCAAGGCATGATGAGAGGTCTCGCCACATCACATTGGGCGCTAATCGCCgtagaggagagagacaacGGAAGCGAGTGGCTCTACTATGATTCTTATGCCTTTTACAGACCACAAATGATTTGGTAGATTAAAAACATGGAGACACACATGAGCACCTGTGTTGGATGAACAAGGAGTCCTACCACGCGCTGTgtgagaggaagggaggggaatAGTGGTGGCAAGAAGTGGAGTAGTTGTCGTAGGCCGTGCCCCACTTCCATGAGCTCGAAATTGCCTTCCGTCGCTGCTGAGCTCACTCCTAGATTCAGTGCCACTGCACGGAGCAGTGAATCCACGCTAAGCTCATGCCTAGGCCCACTGCCACACACGGAGGagtaattaactttttgccactattataaataatgctaacatttttatcattgaatCCATATATCATAGACATATGAGTGCTCATATGTTATAGACACATGAAGATCCACATGGTGGCAAATATGTgtagatattatttttaagagtgataaaaagttaaaaagacAGCAATGGGTCACTGTTGAGGAGGTACCCAACTCCTCCCCATCAAAAAGCTCATGCTGAGCTCCTCCCCCCATCCTCTTCATCTGTGTCGTTGGGAGGTCGTCGACCATGCCTCGCCTttaagggagagagaaggggagaggccACCGTTTAGGGAGGAAGTCACCGAAGGGGAGGCCAGAAGGTTATATAAACCGAGGAGAGGTGAAATCTGGTTTGGGTGTTCAACATAAAATGCTAGCCTTCcatataaattgaaaaaacatAAGGGCAAAAGTATAAAATGTTAAGGACCAGCATAAATTAATAAAGCCACTTGTTGGGGGCACTTTTATCGTGAAGAGATTCTTATAGGTGTGGCCTTGGTCTAggatgtttttgtttcttgtgtCGGTAACATTTCTCCTCTAGCACGTAAAATAGAGCAATgaattagcatataattaattatgtaatcaCTCGGTCCCAAAATAACCTTATGTTTGACCTATCCTAAGCATAACaactcaaaagcaaaaagactAGTGTACCCTCTACTTCATCTAATCATAATGTAATTGCCTCTCACtgtacatattattttatatagtttCAATGTATATGCTCTTTACTTTACAAACTCTAATACAatgaaagctaaaaaaaaaactaattttaggaCAAACAAAAGGTAACAAAGATGATCTTACTTTTGGACATGAATAgtattagttttaaaaaacttgaaaGTTCGATTAGTATAATTTCTTATACAGTTTAGTAATTTAagaagtggatacacaggaAACGAGCAAAACACAGAAGCAAAGTTTGAGAACAAGAGATGATGGGGTGATTAAAagccaaacggtatatttgtaaataaaaaataatttataaataaaatttttgtatatatattcctaaCAATCAGAAagtcaaggttgaaaaataaacttaagtgaaaaatcctcaaaataaactctaaatttagttaaaaaatttaaatttaatttataaacataagaacaAACGAAAATATACATGTGAATGTACAACAGCCTTAtttatgaacatatatactaTCGAACTTCGTTAATTAGTACTCTGTACTACTATCATTAAAAGGATAACGAGGAAAATTAAACCCAATCCAACTTGCATgtctaagggggtgtttggttgACATACTTAGgagttgtttgttttgttaccATAACTTGTCTAAGCTTGCCACACCTCAAGTTAACCAAATTTAACCATGTTAggtgtgtgtttggtttgtgtcACACTTATGACAAGATTTCCACCCCTCAATTTGCCTAAGGTTGTtacaatattttagctaaGTTGACTAAGGTTtggctaataaaaataaagccaCACTTTAGCTAACATGTGACAAGTTTGCCACACTTTATTGTGtcattgacatgtgggtcctataTATTGAAAAGAGAATCTTGTCACAAGTGTggcacaaaccaaacacacaccTAACATAGTCAAATTTGGCTAACTTGAGGTGTGGCAAGCTTAGGCAAGTTATGGTAACCAACCAAATAACCCctaaggtcttgtttagatccccaattttttttgccccaaacattacatcgaatcttttgaaacctaaatagagtattaaatatagatgaaatgaaaaactaattgcatagttatgaaataaatcacgagacgaatcttttgagcctaattaagccgtcattacccataagtgctacagtaacctacatgtgctaatgatgacttaattaagcttaaaagattcgtcccgtgatttatttcataactgtgtagtTAGTTTGtcgtttcatctatttttaatactttatttaggtttctaaagatttgatgtgatgtttgtggcaaaaaaaatttaaggatcTAAGCAAGGCCTAACTTTTTTATGAACATCCTAAacaatttcttttctaaaagCCAAGGACCATCAAAGAACCTGGAACACTACTGAAACTGTACTACAACCACCGCTCCTACCATTTCCATTCCAAAGAGAAAACATGTTCCTTTTGACCGACCACTCGGAGAGACACAAGCAACAAGACAATGCAGATAGAGtttctgtgaaaaaaaaaaacacaatgcAGATAGAGTTGGCACGAACCCCAACGCCCATAATCTTCCCGGAACACTCCACCACCACTATCTGCTCCGAGCATTTCCAGCTGTACATCTATCGTGTACTGTATCCTGAAATGATAAACCGTAAAAATTAAGCTTAATTTGAACATTTATATCATCCTCTACTTTtagatattatttatattaaagagaaactttatatttagatgttctttttctatcctataaagagatatagatgatatgatatatgaatgatctgttgaaataaaaaatataactccTTTAAATgattattaaaaagaaatggatgaccaaattttagATGAGCGGTTAAGATGCTATATTTCACAAAGTGTAGGGACCTAAACGAAAAACCCCACCCACCtcatcgccacctccctcaAATCCCGCAAACCACAGGGTGCTACTCGCAAAACCGCCCATCCGCTTTTGcatttcgaaaaaaaaaagggagccACCCCACTACCACGACGACGCACGCAGGCACGCTTcgcttctctcctctccgctCCGCTCCACTCCGCTCCACTCCACTCTCCGCGCTGCGTTTGTTTTTTGCTCGCGAGAAAAACCCTGCGGAaaatctcctctctctcatcctttcttctccttcccccaccgccgccgaagcTTCCGGTTGTTGtggttcttcctcctcctcctcgaaccCTCGGGAGAGATCGCGGTGAGCGTCTGGAATCTGTGGGctttttacctttttctttctttcttttttgtgttTCTTTCCCGTTGAATCTTTCTCGCCTTTTTCTTGGATGAGAAACGGTAATGCCGGCGCCattccccctcctcctccgcttgGTTCCCCTGATCTGGTTTGTGGTCTCACCGGGGCAGGTGAAAGGGCGCGGCGAGGAttagggcggcgacggcggcggttgtGCGGCGTTTCTTGAGAGTTCTTTGGTTTGgtctggtttggtttggttcgtGCCTATCTTTGGGGGTGGTGAGACCGTGCGTGCGTGGATGTCTCCCTTTGCTTTCGAGAAAGCGAAAGTGGGTTGCAGAAAAAGCGGGGCGTGGATAAAGCGGCGAGCTTGCTGGGTGCGCGCAGACGTAGCTGCTGGTTTCTTGTGGGAGTAGGGTGGGAATGGTGCTGGTGGGAGTGTTGCTCgatttcttgttttcttgccGGTTCagatctgaatttttttttgttcctttttctttgtgCTTGCTCACCTCTTCTTTGTGCACGGCAATGGCAGGCTCgagcggtggaggaggtggcggcggttgcTAGATCTCCGGCGTGAGATGGACTGGAAGTCGATGGGCGTGGATCGCGGGCGGTGATGGTAGGTGAATCCATGGAGGAATATTTTGCATTTGATTTGTTCCTATGGGGCGTAGCTGGCGGGTATGTTTGTCTGAGTTTTCTATTAGTATATTTGGAACACGGTCTATGAGGTGAACATGCGTGTTCTTGCCCGCCTGAGCTAGAAATGTTAATGCTTGTCTGTCCTTTGGGATTATTCTTTGAAGGCATGTGCTTTCCGGAGCATAAGAACTCAGTTTTTCACTTCTTGGTTTACTCCCCAACGGCAATGGCGGCATTCTTTTGTTACTTTGAGTTTAAAGTCATCTGCTTTCTAGGTAGAGCGCAAGAACTCAGTTTTCACCTGTTGTTGTTCTTGATTTGCTCTCAATGAGAATGGCAAGAGTCGTCTGTTGCTTTTGTGTCAGTTAATGCGTGAGATTTATTAGGTTTGCCATGATTGCTCCAGATGTGTTCCAATGATTGGTGATGTGGAGATAGTGAGATGGTTTTGCCTTCCGAGCAAGATGAAGATAATGCTTGTGAGATGCTCTGCCGAGAGATATATTACCTGACTAGTTAATTCCAAGGTTCCAGATTATTCCTGTTCATCTTGATAccattcatcattttttttctgacaaCCACCATTTTAAACTTGTGCTTATTTATGATATTGCAGTTATTGTAGCATACCTCTTGCTGCTGGTTGGATCGTTTCCTTTGATCCTCGCTAGGACTGTAGGAGTTGGTTAGTTTAGGAACTTTATTCAAGATGATGCAGAGGCCGTTCCGCCCGGAGGAGTACTCCTTGAAGGAGACTTCTCCGCACCTTGGTGGTGGAGCTGCGGGTGACAAGCTCACCACCACCTATGACTTGGTTGAGCAGATGCAGTATCTTTATGTCCGGGTTGTAAAAGCTAAGGACCTTCCAAGCAAGGACATCACTGGAAGCTGTGACCCGTATGTTGAGGTGAAGCTTGGGAATTACAAGGGTACAACTCGGCATTTCGAGAAGAAGACTAATCCTGAGTGGAACCAGGTCTTTGCCTTCTCAAAGGAGCGCATTCAGTCATCAGTGGTGGAGATCATTGTCAAGGATAAGGACTTTGTCAAGGATGACTTTATCGGGCGGGTTTGTTTTGACCTGAATGAGGTCCCAAAACGTGTGCCACCAGACAGCCCATTGGCTCCACAGTGGTATCGTCTGGAAGAAAGGAATGGGCACAAGGTGAAGGGAGAGTTGATGTTAGCTGTTTGGATGGGTACTCAAGCAGATGAAGCATTCCCTGAAGCTTGGCATTCTGATGCAGCGTCAATCCCTGGAGATGGACTTGCAAGTATTAGATCAAAAGTTTACCTTACTCCAAAGCTTTGGTATCTCAGAGTCAATATCATTGAGGCACAGGATCTTATTCCAAATGACAGGACCAGATTCCCTGAAGTTTATGTCAAGGCAATGCTAGGTAATCAAGCTCTTAGAACCAGGGTGTCACCAAGCCGGACACTGAATCCAATGTGGAATGAGGATTTAATGTTTGTTGCAGCGGAACCTTTTGAGGAACACCTGATTTTGAGTGTGGAAGATAGGATTGCCCCAGGAAAGGATGATGTACTTGGAAGGACAATCATTTCTCTGCAGCATGTACCTCGGAGGCTGGATCACAAGTTGCTGAACAGCCAATGGTACAATCTCGAGAAGCATATAATTGTTGATGGTGAGCAGAAGAAAGAGACCAAATTTTCAAGCCGCATTCACTTGAGAATATGCCTCGAAGGTGGATATCATGTCTTAGATGAGTCAACACATTACAGCAGCGACTTGAGGCCTACTGCCAAACAGTTATGGAAGCATAGCATTGGCATTCTTGAGTTGGGTATATTGACAGCACAGGGACTGTTGCCGATGAAGACTAAGGATGGGCGTGGCACAACTGATGCTTATTGTGTTGCTAAGTATGGGCAGAAGTGGGTGCGGACAAGGACTATCATTGATAGTTTCACTCCCAAGTGGAATGAGCAGTATACGTGGGAGGTGTATGATCCATGCACTGTGATCACTATTGGTGTATTTGACAATTGCCACTTGAATGGTGGGGAAAAGGCTAATGGTGCCCGGGATACCAGAATCGGGAAGGTCCGCATCCGCCTCTCAACACTAGAAACTGATCGAGTGTATACTCATGCTTACCCTCTTATTGTTCTGACACCTGCTGGTGTTAAGAAAATGGGTGAGGTACAGCTTGCCGTCAGGTTCACATGCTCATCGCTACTGAACATGATGCATCTTTATTCACAACCATTGCTGCCCAAGATGCACTATGTGCATCCATTGTCGGTGATGCAGGTAGACAACCTAAGGCGCCAAGCCACCAACATTGTATCAACAAGGCTGAGCCGTGCCGAACCACCATTACGGAAGGAAATTGTGGAGTACATGTTGGATGTTGATTCTCACATGTGGAGCATGCGAAAGAGCAAGGCAAACTTCTTCCGTATCATGGGTGTCCTGAGCCCTCTGATTGCAGTGGCCAAGTGGTTTGATCAGATCTGCCATTGGAGAAATCCCCTGACCACTATACTGATCCATGTTCTGTTTGTGATATTAGTCTTATATCCAGAGCTGATACTGCCAACAATCTTTCTCTACCTGTTCCTGATTGGAGTGTGGTACTACCGGTGGCGCCCAAGGCAGCCACCTCACATGGACACTCGCCTCTCGCATGCAGAGAGCGCTCATCCCGATGAGCTTGATGAAGAGTTTGACACATTCCCTACTTCTCGCCCACCTGACATTGTGAGGATGCGGTATGACCGGCTGAGGAGCGTTGCTGGGAGGATACAGACTGTCGTCGGTGATCTTGCAACACAGGGAGAAAGGCTGCAGTCCCTGCTGAGCTGGAGAGACCCTAGAGCCACGGCGCTCTTTGTGACCTTCTGCTTTGTTGCCGCCATCGTGCTCTACGTGACTCCATtccgcgtcgtcgtcttcctcgcaGGTCTGTATACCTTGAGACATCCAAGGTTCCGCCACAAGATGCCCTCCGTCCCCCTCAACTTCTTCAGGAGGCTCCCAGCAAGGACCGATAGCATGTTGTAAGCTCGACTGCCTCTTTTCTATGCTATATCGAAGATTCGAGTCCCAGTGGCTGCCCTTGCAGCTGAGCCGTGCCTTAGGTGATGGCCGCAATGCATCTAAGAATTGGAGAAAACCTGAACTCCTATGTATTCTCTTTTTGTAGTCTTTTCAGTTGCATGGTTATGTATGTCTCCTTCAGATGGTTTTGAACCTTTCATGTAACTACTAAATGCATGATGTGACTGGATTTGCATGTATGGTGCCTGCGGAAAACTTGTTCTTGGCCATCACCTGTCATCGGGAGGATTATTAGTGCCTGTCAATCTGTCATCTCTTACATGTTGCATTCTGCATAGTTTTATCAGTTATTCATTTATGTGCCTCTTGAGAGTTTAGGCTAGTTCTGTTGAAGGGTGATGACTGCTGCCTGTTATAGGTAACATTTTGGCTGCGGAAAGAGATTTATGCTAATCTTTGACCCTGCAATGATTAACTGGGAGGCATTAACCTCTGACTGATGTTTTTTCCCCCATCCAGTTGAGCGATTTGGTTTGATTTCGGTCGAATGCTGAACGCTTCTTTGGGAGTTTCACTCCATTATGAACCGAAATCCTTCTACTTGGCGACCTGACGCTCTGAACTCAAAGCTTTATGCATCCATTCACAATTAACAGAAATGAATTGTGATGCTGCGCAACTGAAATTATCGCATCCGTTGTAATATGCATCTTGTTGGGATAATCTGTTGCTGGTTTTCTACTTTTCTGTATGGTGTTTCTTCAGCTGCTCACGATATTGTTACCCGTAGGCCATAGCAGCTCAAAAGATGAGACCTTTTGCTTGAGCATGTTGattagattatttattttcttcagttctatgtttatgttttttttaaaaaattttggtccATAATGAGCGTGCAGTTCTGAAGAACTCTGAGACAACTGTTCCTTAGCATTAGTGATCTTATTGCACATTACATTTAAATCCAGCAACATCAACTACATACACAGATGACCCTATGACTCCTTTTCATCATTTCTC
Encoded proteins:
- the LOC102705073 gene encoding FT-interacting protein 7 — encoded protein: MMQRPFRPEEYSLKETSPHLGGGAAGDKLTTTYDLVEQMQYLYVRVVKAKDLPSKDITGSCDPYVEVKLGNYKGTTRHFEKKTNPEWNQVFAFSKERIQSSVVEIIVKDKDFVKDDFIGRVCFDLNEVPKRVPPDSPLAPQWYRLEERNGHKVKGELMLAVWMGTQADEAFPEAWHSDAASIPGDGLASIRSKVYLTPKLWYLRVNIIEAQDLIPNDRTRFPEVYVKAMLGNQALRTRVSPSRTLNPMWNEDLMFVAAEPFEEHLILSVEDRIAPGKDDVLGRTIISLQHVPRRLDHKLLNSQWYNLEKHIIVDGEQKKETKFSSRIHLRICLEGGYHVLDESTHYSSDLRPTAKQLWKHSIGILELGILTAQGLLPMKTKDGRGTTDAYCVAKYGQKWVRTRTIIDSFTPKWNEQYTWEVYDPCTVITIGVFDNCHLNGGEKANGARDTRIGKVRIRLSTLETDRVYTHAYPLIVLTPAGVKKMGEVQLAVRFTCSSLLNMMHLYSQPLLPKMHYVHPLSVMQVDNLRRQATNIVSTRLSRAEPPLRKEIVEYMLDVDSHMWSMRKSKANFFRIMGVLSPLIAVAKWFDQICHWRNPLTTILIHVLFVILVLYPELILPTIFLYLFLIGVWYYRWRPRQPPHMDTRLSHAESAHPDELDEEFDTFPTSRPPDIVRMRYDRLRSVAGRIQTVVGDLATQGERLQSLLSWRDPRATALFVTFCFVAAIVLYVTPFRVVVFLAGLYTLRHPRFRHKMPSVPLNFFRRLPARTDSML